The proteins below are encoded in one region of Solenopsis invicta isolate M01_SB chromosome 8, UNIL_Sinv_3.0, whole genome shotgun sequence:
- the LOC105196994 gene encoding serine/threonine-protein kinase par-1 isoform X2, with translation MNRRVGYSNYDGKIAGLYDLEETLGRGHFAVVKLARHVFTGEKVAVKVIDKNKLDEVSRAHLFQEVRCMKLVQHPNVVRLYEVIDTQTKLYLILELGDGGDLYDYIMRHDSGLSEEVARTYFRQIVRAISYCHRLHVVHRDLKPENVVFFEKLGTVKLTDFGFSNRFCPGQKLETSCGSLAYSAPEILLGDSYDAPAVDVWSLGVILYMLVCGQAPFQEANDSETLTMIMDCKYSIPSHVSDDCKRLIARMLVREPERRASLEEIAADPWLVIGSDLDTMETLPLVSRQQVSDDHHNHIIAKMVKGNIATKEEILDALDKNEYNHITATYFLLAEMKLRHDREQEQKTRPEALDVSSSRQDDLTTNLRADNSLSTKNQSLLTVPRTPGDVPQNVRTRKCSIVQEEEDEDDVSSCSGRDEHGSNSALNSFNRRGSRSEGKLSHILQERLAQLPEKHTSTKPVPSQRHPHQKEDTVIAESSHRGERLKQTSRNEKDNKTSSPKGADKGGNVLLEKLPATPRITLMCEENLKNRLSGANSPSTGWAAKKATSTEARPKSVTECLKSTGPIPANKWRMGAQHHRFSVPLTESSSVISSKPSDVPATMAMTTTTTKTLHESSTVSIPLHPINDNQVTLTPKYKTMPSPSGNSSATLNEILEDGDDMHASANSTECGDSTTKCRVVRRTTYEQRKSKFHKTRTTSCSSSDASDDDSESRKKRAHKLGASTGKPLPPRRDSHDDSSDSQDPGGSGGGRGGVGGGGSGVSNGEHTTTDTPTTTESNRNDSGSGTNTTNTSTTNGGGRHRCTENQVMFGRRHRAGRRRTGETRLRESQSLNRITEVQEAEAPSSCHNHCHVSRNSTVIGTQNVSSSSVSQNSTASQHNVVPPVSQMATTTVQKAKGLGARLLQSWSLSAGKSLIQGSKQSTRSPDGKSNGCHRQSDDCQTVSGASDDRRGDHKCVSQATCNDKENRGNGSMNRNECKNRKIRLLSRYFAVHKKLCVPLPGIFGKGRLYKARSCGSITRDRVSPPSPKSMLLVEDKWRERRQWCDAATKQHRGSDGDINQNLGVSHLVQENIGKGCTGMPNVCHIHLGDASKCCSLC, from the exons ATGAATCGAAGAGTGGGATATAGCAATTACGATGGCAAGATCGCCGGCCTTTACGACCTGGAGGAGACCCTCGGCCGCGGCCACTTTGCCGTGGTGAAGCTGGCACGACACGTTTTCACCGGTGAGAAGGTTGCAGTGAAGgtgatcgacaaaaataaacTTGACGAAGTCTCGAGGGCTCATCTTTTCCAGGAG GTGCGCTGCATGAAGCTAGTGCAGCATCCCAATGTGGTGCGGCTGTACGAGGTGATAGACACGCAGACCAAGCTATACCTAATTCTAGAGCTCGGCGATGGCGGGGACCTCTATGATTACATCATGCGCCACGATAGCGGCCTTAGCGAAGAG GTGGCCAGGACTTACTTTCGGCAGATAGTTCGGGCTATATCGTACTGTCATCGTTTACACGTAGTGCACAGAGATTTAAAACCCGAGAATGTTGTGTTCTTCGAGAAGCTTGGCACGGTGAAGCTTACAGACTTTGGATTTAGCAATAGATTTTGTCCTGGTCAGAAGCTCGAGACTTCGTGCGGCTCGTTAGCATACTCTGCTCCAGAGATACTTCTGGGCGATAGTTATGATGCCCCCGCAGTAG ATGTTTGGTCGTTAGGTGTAATACTGTACATGTTAGTATGCGGTCAAGCGCCGTTTCAAGAGGCGAACGACAGTGAGACGTTAACGATGATTATGGACTGCAAGTATTCGATTCCGTCGCATGTGTCCGACGACTGCAAACGGCTGATCGCGAGAATGCTCGTGCGGGAACCCGAACGGAGAGCGTCCCTCGAGGAGATTGCCGCGGATCCGTGGTTAGTGATCGGTTCCGACTTGGATACGATGGAGACGCTGCCGCTCGTGTCGCGTCAACAAGTCTCCGACGATCATCACAATCACATAATTGCCAAAATGGTTAAGGGTAACATCGCCACCAAGGAAGAGATATTGGA TGCTCTCGACAAGAACGAATACAATCACATCACCGCGACGTATTTCTTGCTGGCCGAGATGAAATTGCGCCATGATCGAGAACAAGAGCAAAAAACTCGACCAGAAGCTCTAGACGTCTCCTCAAG CCGGCAGGATGATCTGACAACAAATCTACGCGCGGACAACTCCCTGAGTACTAAGAACCAGTCGCTATTAACCGTGCCACGGACACCTGGTGACGTACCGCAG AACGTGCGCACGCGCAAATGCAGTATTGTTCAAGAGGAAGAAGATGAGGACGATGTGTCCTCGTGCTCTGGCCGAGACGAGCACGGGAGCAATTCGGCGCTAAATTCCTTTAACCGTCGTGGTTCCCGATCCGAGGGAAAGCTCTCGCACATTCTGCAGGAGCGATTAGCGCAGCTTCCGGAAAAGCACACCAGCACGAAACCCGTGCCGAGTCAACGGCATCCGCATCAAAAAGAGGATACCGTCATCGCCGAATCATCGCACAGGGGAGAAAGACTGAAGCAAACTTCGAGAAACGAGAAAGATAACAAGACGTCGTCGCCGAAAGGGGCTGACAAAGGGGGTAACGTACTCTTGGAGAAACTGCCTGCAACTCCGCGGATTACCTTGATGTGCGAAGAAAACTTGAAGAATCGATTGAGTGGCGCAAACTCTCCATCAACTGGATGGGCGGCTAAAAAAGCCACTAGCACGGAAGCCAGACCTAAATCAGTGACGGAGTGTTTAAAATCGACTGGACCAATACCAGCGAACAAATGGAGAATGGGTGCTCAACATCATCGATTTAGCGTGCCGCTCACGGAGTCTTCGTCGGTGATTTCCTCAAAACCATCCGATGTACCTGCGACAATGGCAATGACAACGACCACTACTAAAACACTCCATGAATCGTCAACCGTCTCGATACCTCTTCATCCGATTAACGACAATCAAGTGACATTGACACCTAAGTACAAGACGATGCCGTCGCCCAGTGGTAACTCGTCCGCGACGCTCAATGAAATCCTGGAGGATGGAGATGACATGCACGCGTCAGCGAACTCTACGGAATGTGGGGATTCGACAACCAAATGCCGCGTCGTTAGACGAACAACGTACGAGCAACGGAAGAGCAAGTTCCACAAGACGCGCACGACCTCTTGCTCGAGTTCGGATGCCAGCGACGATGACAGCGAAAGCAGGAAAAAAAGGGCACATAAACTCGGCGCGTCCACGGGCAAACCCTTACCTCCGAGACGCGACAGTCATGACGACTCGAGCGACTCGCAGGATCCAGGAGGAAGCGGCGGAGGGCGAGGTGGAGTCGGCGGAGGAGGAAGCGGAGTGAGCAATGGCGAGCACACGACAACGGACACACCGACGACAACCGAGAGCAATCGAAACGACAGTGGTAGCGGCACTAACACGACAAATACGAGCACAACGAATGGAGGAGGGCGGCATCGATGCACCGAGAACCAGGTAATGTTTGGCAGGAGACATCGCGCTGGTAGGAGAAGAACTGGCGAGACGCGATTACGTGAGAGCCAGTCGTTGAATCGTATCACCGAGGTCCAGGAAGCCGAGGCACCTTCGTCTTGTCACAATCATTGTCACGTATCGCGCAATTCGACTGTAATTGGCACGCAAAACGTCTCATCGTCGTCAGTATCGCAGAATAGCACAGCTTCTCAGCACAATGTTGTTCCGCCTGTTTCTCAAATGGCAACCACTACTGTACAAAAGGCAAAAGGTCTCGGAGCAAGGTTGTTGCAGAGCTGGTCACTCAGCGCCGGAAAATCCCTGATACAAGGCTCAAAACAATCCACTCGTAGTCCCGATGGAAAGAGTAACGGTTGTCATCGGCAATCGGATGATTGTCAGACGGTCAGTGGCGCCAGCGATGATCGTCGCGGTGATCACAAGTGCGTGAGTCAAGCGACATGCAACGACAAGGAGAACCGCGGTAATGGCTCGATGAATCGAAACGAGTGTAAAAACAGAAAGATTCGGTTGTTGAGTCGTTACTTCGCCGTGCATAAGAAGCTCTGTGTACCGCTGCCGGGTATCTTTGGCAAGGGACGTCTCTATAAGGCTCGCTCGTGTGGCAGCATCACTCGTGATCGCGTCAGCCCGCCGTCGCCTAAATCGATGCTGCTGGTCGAGGACAAGTGGCGGGAACGTCGTCAGTGGTGTGACGCCGCGACGAAGCAGCATCGCGGTAGCGACGGTGACATCAATCAGAATTTAGGCGTCTCGCATCTCGTGCAAGAGAACATCGGTAAGGGCTGCACTGGTATGCCCAACGTGTGCCACATTCATCTCGGAGACGCTTCCAAGTGTTGTAGCCTTTGTTGA
- the LOC105196994 gene encoding serine/threonine-protein kinase par-1 isoform X3 yields MRHEMNRRVGYSNYDGKIAGLYDLEETLGRGHFAVVKLARHVFTGEKVAVKVIDKNKLDEVSRAHLFQEVRCMKLVQHPNVVRLYEVIDTQTKLYLILELGDGGDLYDYIMRHDSGLSEEVARTYFRQIVRAISYCHRLHVVHRDLKPENVVFFEKLGTVKLTDFGFSNRFCPGQKLETSCGSLAYSAPEILLGDSYDAPAVDVWSLGVILYMLVCGQAPFQEANDSETLTMIMDCKYSIPSHVSDDCKRLIARMLVREPERRASLEEIAADPWLVIGSDLDTMETLPLVSRQQVSDDHHNHIIAKMVKGNIATKEEILDALDKNEYNHITATYFLLAEMKLRHDREQEQKTRPEALDVSSSRQDDLTTNLRADNSLSTKNQSLLTVPRTPGDVPQNVRTRKCSIVQEEEDEDDVSSCSGRDEHGSNSALNSFNRRGSRSEGKLSHILQERLAQLPEKHTSTKPVPSQRHPHQKEDTVIAESSHRGERLKQTSRNEKDNKTSSPKGADKGGNVLLEKLPATPRITLMCEENLKNRLSGANSPSTGWAAKKATSTEARPKSVTECLKSTGPIPANKWRMGAQHHRFSVPLTESSSVISSKPSDVPATMAMTTTTTKTLHESSTVSIPLHPINDNQVTLTPKYKTMPSPSGNSSATLNEILEDGDDMHASANSTECGDSTTKCRVVRRTTYEQRKSKFHKTRTTSCSSSDASDDDSESRKKRAHKLGASTGKPLPPRRDSHDDSSDSQDPGGSGGGRGGVGGGGSGVSNGEHTTTDTPTTTESNRNDSGSGTNTTNTSTTNGGGRHRCTENQVMFGRRHRAGRRRTGETRLRESQSLNRITEVQEAEAPSSCHNHCHVSRNSTVIGTQNVSSSSVSQNSTASQHNVVPPVSQMATTTVQKAKGLGARLLQSWSLSAGKSLIQGSKQSTRSPDGKSNGCHRQSDDCQTVSGASDDRRGDHKCVSQATCNDKENRGNGSMNRNECKNRKIRLLSRYFAVHKKLCVPLPGIFGKGRLYKARSCGSITRDRVSPPSPKSMLLVEDKWRERRQWCDAATKQHRGSDGDINQNLGVSHLVQENIG; encoded by the exons CGGCACGAGATGAATCGAAGAGTGGGATATAGCAATTACGATGGCAAGATCGCCGGCCTTTACGACCTGGAGGAGACCCTCGGCCGCGGCCACTTTGCCGTGGTGAAGCTGGCACGACACGTTTTCACCGGTGAGAAGGTTGCAGTGAAGgtgatcgacaaaaataaacTTGACGAAGTCTCGAGGGCTCATCTTTTCCAGGAG GTGCGCTGCATGAAGCTAGTGCAGCATCCCAATGTGGTGCGGCTGTACGAGGTGATAGACACGCAGACCAAGCTATACCTAATTCTAGAGCTCGGCGATGGCGGGGACCTCTATGATTACATCATGCGCCACGATAGCGGCCTTAGCGAAGAG GTGGCCAGGACTTACTTTCGGCAGATAGTTCGGGCTATATCGTACTGTCATCGTTTACACGTAGTGCACAGAGATTTAAAACCCGAGAATGTTGTGTTCTTCGAGAAGCTTGGCACGGTGAAGCTTACAGACTTTGGATTTAGCAATAGATTTTGTCCTGGTCAGAAGCTCGAGACTTCGTGCGGCTCGTTAGCATACTCTGCTCCAGAGATACTTCTGGGCGATAGTTATGATGCCCCCGCAGTAG ATGTTTGGTCGTTAGGTGTAATACTGTACATGTTAGTATGCGGTCAAGCGCCGTTTCAAGAGGCGAACGACAGTGAGACGTTAACGATGATTATGGACTGCAAGTATTCGATTCCGTCGCATGTGTCCGACGACTGCAAACGGCTGATCGCGAGAATGCTCGTGCGGGAACCCGAACGGAGAGCGTCCCTCGAGGAGATTGCCGCGGATCCGTGGTTAGTGATCGGTTCCGACTTGGATACGATGGAGACGCTGCCGCTCGTGTCGCGTCAACAAGTCTCCGACGATCATCACAATCACATAATTGCCAAAATGGTTAAGGGTAACATCGCCACCAAGGAAGAGATATTGGA TGCTCTCGACAAGAACGAATACAATCACATCACCGCGACGTATTTCTTGCTGGCCGAGATGAAATTGCGCCATGATCGAGAACAAGAGCAAAAAACTCGACCAGAAGCTCTAGACGTCTCCTCAAG CCGGCAGGATGATCTGACAACAAATCTACGCGCGGACAACTCCCTGAGTACTAAGAACCAGTCGCTATTAACCGTGCCACGGACACCTGGTGACGTACCGCAG AACGTGCGCACGCGCAAATGCAGTATTGTTCAAGAGGAAGAAGATGAGGACGATGTGTCCTCGTGCTCTGGCCGAGACGAGCACGGGAGCAATTCGGCGCTAAATTCCTTTAACCGTCGTGGTTCCCGATCCGAGGGAAAGCTCTCGCACATTCTGCAGGAGCGATTAGCGCAGCTTCCGGAAAAGCACACCAGCACGAAACCCGTGCCGAGTCAACGGCATCCGCATCAAAAAGAGGATACCGTCATCGCCGAATCATCGCACAGGGGAGAAAGACTGAAGCAAACTTCGAGAAACGAGAAAGATAACAAGACGTCGTCGCCGAAAGGGGCTGACAAAGGGGGTAACGTACTCTTGGAGAAACTGCCTGCAACTCCGCGGATTACCTTGATGTGCGAAGAAAACTTGAAGAATCGATTGAGTGGCGCAAACTCTCCATCAACTGGATGGGCGGCTAAAAAAGCCACTAGCACGGAAGCCAGACCTAAATCAGTGACGGAGTGTTTAAAATCGACTGGACCAATACCAGCGAACAAATGGAGAATGGGTGCTCAACATCATCGATTTAGCGTGCCGCTCACGGAGTCTTCGTCGGTGATTTCCTCAAAACCATCCGATGTACCTGCGACAATGGCAATGACAACGACCACTACTAAAACACTCCATGAATCGTCAACCGTCTCGATACCTCTTCATCCGATTAACGACAATCAAGTGACATTGACACCTAAGTACAAGACGATGCCGTCGCCCAGTGGTAACTCGTCCGCGACGCTCAATGAAATCCTGGAGGATGGAGATGACATGCACGCGTCAGCGAACTCTACGGAATGTGGGGATTCGACAACCAAATGCCGCGTCGTTAGACGAACAACGTACGAGCAACGGAAGAGCAAGTTCCACAAGACGCGCACGACCTCTTGCTCGAGTTCGGATGCCAGCGACGATGACAGCGAAAGCAGGAAAAAAAGGGCACATAAACTCGGCGCGTCCACGGGCAAACCCTTACCTCCGAGACGCGACAGTCATGACGACTCGAGCGACTCGCAGGATCCAGGAGGAAGCGGCGGAGGGCGAGGTGGAGTCGGCGGAGGAGGAAGCGGAGTGAGCAATGGCGAGCACACGACAACGGACACACCGACGACAACCGAGAGCAATCGAAACGACAGTGGTAGCGGCACTAACACGACAAATACGAGCACAACGAATGGAGGAGGGCGGCATCGATGCACCGAGAACCAGGTAATGTTTGGCAGGAGACATCGCGCTGGTAGGAGAAGAACTGGCGAGACGCGATTACGTGAGAGCCAGTCGTTGAATCGTATCACCGAGGTCCAGGAAGCCGAGGCACCTTCGTCTTGTCACAATCATTGTCACGTATCGCGCAATTCGACTGTAATTGGCACGCAAAACGTCTCATCGTCGTCAGTATCGCAGAATAGCACAGCTTCTCAGCACAATGTTGTTCCGCCTGTTTCTCAAATGGCAACCACTACTGTACAAAAGGCAAAAGGTCTCGGAGCAAGGTTGTTGCAGAGCTGGTCACTCAGCGCCGGAAAATCCCTGATACAAGGCTCAAAACAATCCACTCGTAGTCCCGATGGAAAGAGTAACGGTTGTCATCGGCAATCGGATGATTGTCAGACGGTCAGTGGCGCCAGCGATGATCGTCGCGGTGATCACAAGTGCGTGAGTCAAGCGACATGCAACGACAAGGAGAACCGCGGTAATGGCTCGATGAATCGAAACGAGTGTAAAAACAGAAAGATTCGGTTGTTGAGTCGTTACTTCGCCGTGCATAAGAAGCTCTGTGTACCGCTGCCGGGTATCTTTGGCAAGGGACGTCTCTATAAGGCTCGCTCGTGTGGCAGCATCACTCGTGATCGCGTCAGCCCGCCGTCGCCTAAATCGATGCTGCTGGTCGAGGACAAGTGGCGGGAACGTCGTCAGTGGTGTGACGCCGCGACGAAGCAGCATCGCGGTAGCGACGGTGACATCAATCAGAATTTAGGCGTCTCGCATCTCGTGCAAGAGAACATCG GGTGA
- the LOC105196994 gene encoding serine/threonine-protein kinase par-1 isoform X1: MRHEMNRRVGYSNYDGKIAGLYDLEETLGRGHFAVVKLARHVFTGEKVAVKVIDKNKLDEVSRAHLFQEVRCMKLVQHPNVVRLYEVIDTQTKLYLILELGDGGDLYDYIMRHDSGLSEEVARTYFRQIVRAISYCHRLHVVHRDLKPENVVFFEKLGTVKLTDFGFSNRFCPGQKLETSCGSLAYSAPEILLGDSYDAPAVDVWSLGVILYMLVCGQAPFQEANDSETLTMIMDCKYSIPSHVSDDCKRLIARMLVREPERRASLEEIAADPWLVIGSDLDTMETLPLVSRQQVSDDHHNHIIAKMVKGNIATKEEILDALDKNEYNHITATYFLLAEMKLRHDREQEQKTRPEALDVSSSRQDDLTTNLRADNSLSTKNQSLLTVPRTPGDVPQNVRTRKCSIVQEEEDEDDVSSCSGRDEHGSNSALNSFNRRGSRSEGKLSHILQERLAQLPEKHTSTKPVPSQRHPHQKEDTVIAESSHRGERLKQTSRNEKDNKTSSPKGADKGGNVLLEKLPATPRITLMCEENLKNRLSGANSPSTGWAAKKATSTEARPKSVTECLKSTGPIPANKWRMGAQHHRFSVPLTESSSVISSKPSDVPATMAMTTTTTKTLHESSTVSIPLHPINDNQVTLTPKYKTMPSPSGNSSATLNEILEDGDDMHASANSTECGDSTTKCRVVRRTTYEQRKSKFHKTRTTSCSSSDASDDDSESRKKRAHKLGASTGKPLPPRRDSHDDSSDSQDPGGSGGGRGGVGGGGSGVSNGEHTTTDTPTTTESNRNDSGSGTNTTNTSTTNGGGRHRCTENQVMFGRRHRAGRRRTGETRLRESQSLNRITEVQEAEAPSSCHNHCHVSRNSTVIGTQNVSSSSVSQNSTASQHNVVPPVSQMATTTVQKAKGLGARLLQSWSLSAGKSLIQGSKQSTRSPDGKSNGCHRQSDDCQTVSGASDDRRGDHKCVSQATCNDKENRGNGSMNRNECKNRKIRLLSRYFAVHKKLCVPLPGIFGKGRLYKARSCGSITRDRVSPPSPKSMLLVEDKWRERRQWCDAATKQHRGSDGDINQNLGVSHLVQENIGKGCTGMPNVCHIHLGDASKCCSLC, from the exons CGGCACGAGATGAATCGAAGAGTGGGATATAGCAATTACGATGGCAAGATCGCCGGCCTTTACGACCTGGAGGAGACCCTCGGCCGCGGCCACTTTGCCGTGGTGAAGCTGGCACGACACGTTTTCACCGGTGAGAAGGTTGCAGTGAAGgtgatcgacaaaaataaacTTGACGAAGTCTCGAGGGCTCATCTTTTCCAGGAG GTGCGCTGCATGAAGCTAGTGCAGCATCCCAATGTGGTGCGGCTGTACGAGGTGATAGACACGCAGACCAAGCTATACCTAATTCTAGAGCTCGGCGATGGCGGGGACCTCTATGATTACATCATGCGCCACGATAGCGGCCTTAGCGAAGAG GTGGCCAGGACTTACTTTCGGCAGATAGTTCGGGCTATATCGTACTGTCATCGTTTACACGTAGTGCACAGAGATTTAAAACCCGAGAATGTTGTGTTCTTCGAGAAGCTTGGCACGGTGAAGCTTACAGACTTTGGATTTAGCAATAGATTTTGTCCTGGTCAGAAGCTCGAGACTTCGTGCGGCTCGTTAGCATACTCTGCTCCAGAGATACTTCTGGGCGATAGTTATGATGCCCCCGCAGTAG ATGTTTGGTCGTTAGGTGTAATACTGTACATGTTAGTATGCGGTCAAGCGCCGTTTCAAGAGGCGAACGACAGTGAGACGTTAACGATGATTATGGACTGCAAGTATTCGATTCCGTCGCATGTGTCCGACGACTGCAAACGGCTGATCGCGAGAATGCTCGTGCGGGAACCCGAACGGAGAGCGTCCCTCGAGGAGATTGCCGCGGATCCGTGGTTAGTGATCGGTTCCGACTTGGATACGATGGAGACGCTGCCGCTCGTGTCGCGTCAACAAGTCTCCGACGATCATCACAATCACATAATTGCCAAAATGGTTAAGGGTAACATCGCCACCAAGGAAGAGATATTGGA TGCTCTCGACAAGAACGAATACAATCACATCACCGCGACGTATTTCTTGCTGGCCGAGATGAAATTGCGCCATGATCGAGAACAAGAGCAAAAAACTCGACCAGAAGCTCTAGACGTCTCCTCAAG CCGGCAGGATGATCTGACAACAAATCTACGCGCGGACAACTCCCTGAGTACTAAGAACCAGTCGCTATTAACCGTGCCACGGACACCTGGTGACGTACCGCAG AACGTGCGCACGCGCAAATGCAGTATTGTTCAAGAGGAAGAAGATGAGGACGATGTGTCCTCGTGCTCTGGCCGAGACGAGCACGGGAGCAATTCGGCGCTAAATTCCTTTAACCGTCGTGGTTCCCGATCCGAGGGAAAGCTCTCGCACATTCTGCAGGAGCGATTAGCGCAGCTTCCGGAAAAGCACACCAGCACGAAACCCGTGCCGAGTCAACGGCATCCGCATCAAAAAGAGGATACCGTCATCGCCGAATCATCGCACAGGGGAGAAAGACTGAAGCAAACTTCGAGAAACGAGAAAGATAACAAGACGTCGTCGCCGAAAGGGGCTGACAAAGGGGGTAACGTACTCTTGGAGAAACTGCCTGCAACTCCGCGGATTACCTTGATGTGCGAAGAAAACTTGAAGAATCGATTGAGTGGCGCAAACTCTCCATCAACTGGATGGGCGGCTAAAAAAGCCACTAGCACGGAAGCCAGACCTAAATCAGTGACGGAGTGTTTAAAATCGACTGGACCAATACCAGCGAACAAATGGAGAATGGGTGCTCAACATCATCGATTTAGCGTGCCGCTCACGGAGTCTTCGTCGGTGATTTCCTCAAAACCATCCGATGTACCTGCGACAATGGCAATGACAACGACCACTACTAAAACACTCCATGAATCGTCAACCGTCTCGATACCTCTTCATCCGATTAACGACAATCAAGTGACATTGACACCTAAGTACAAGACGATGCCGTCGCCCAGTGGTAACTCGTCCGCGACGCTCAATGAAATCCTGGAGGATGGAGATGACATGCACGCGTCAGCGAACTCTACGGAATGTGGGGATTCGACAACCAAATGCCGCGTCGTTAGACGAACAACGTACGAGCAACGGAAGAGCAAGTTCCACAAGACGCGCACGACCTCTTGCTCGAGTTCGGATGCCAGCGACGATGACAGCGAAAGCAGGAAAAAAAGGGCACATAAACTCGGCGCGTCCACGGGCAAACCCTTACCTCCGAGACGCGACAGTCATGACGACTCGAGCGACTCGCAGGATCCAGGAGGAAGCGGCGGAGGGCGAGGTGGAGTCGGCGGAGGAGGAAGCGGAGTGAGCAATGGCGAGCACACGACAACGGACACACCGACGACAACCGAGAGCAATCGAAACGACAGTGGTAGCGGCACTAACACGACAAATACGAGCACAACGAATGGAGGAGGGCGGCATCGATGCACCGAGAACCAGGTAATGTTTGGCAGGAGACATCGCGCTGGTAGGAGAAGAACTGGCGAGACGCGATTACGTGAGAGCCAGTCGTTGAATCGTATCACCGAGGTCCAGGAAGCCGAGGCACCTTCGTCTTGTCACAATCATTGTCACGTATCGCGCAATTCGACTGTAATTGGCACGCAAAACGTCTCATCGTCGTCAGTATCGCAGAATAGCACAGCTTCTCAGCACAATGTTGTTCCGCCTGTTTCTCAAATGGCAACCACTACTGTACAAAAGGCAAAAGGTCTCGGAGCAAGGTTGTTGCAGAGCTGGTCACTCAGCGCCGGAAAATCCCTGATACAAGGCTCAAAACAATCCACTCGTAGTCCCGATGGAAAGAGTAACGGTTGTCATCGGCAATCGGATGATTGTCAGACGGTCAGTGGCGCCAGCGATGATCGTCGCGGTGATCACAAGTGCGTGAGTCAAGCGACATGCAACGACAAGGAGAACCGCGGTAATGGCTCGATGAATCGAAACGAGTGTAAAAACAGAAAGATTCGGTTGTTGAGTCGTTACTTCGCCGTGCATAAGAAGCTCTGTGTACCGCTGCCGGGTATCTTTGGCAAGGGACGTCTCTATAAGGCTCGCTCGTGTGGCAGCATCACTCGTGATCGCGTCAGCCCGCCGTCGCCTAAATCGATGCTGCTGGTCGAGGACAAGTGGCGGGAACGTCGTCAGTGGTGTGACGCCGCGACGAAGCAGCATCGCGGTAGCGACGGTGACATCAATCAGAATTTAGGCGTCTCGCATCTCGTGCAAGAGAACATCGGTAAGGGCTGCACTGGTATGCCCAACGTGTGCCACATTCATCTCGGAGACGCTTCCAAGTGTTGTAGCCTTTGTTGA